TTAGTGAACAACAATGCACAGAACAAATCTATTACATATGAAGGATGCATAACTCAGAtgttttttttcatggttttctcTGGACTAGATAGTTTGCTACTGAcggtgatggcctatgaccggttTGTGGCCATATGTCACCCCCTGCATtacacagtcatcatgaaccCTCACCTCTGTGGTCTTCTGCTTCTACTTTCTTGGCTAATTTGCCTGATTTATTCTTTGCTACAAAGTTTGATGATTTTGAGGGTGTCCTTTTGCAAACAAACTGAAATCCCTCATTACTTCTGTGAACTTGCTCAGATCCTCAAGCTCACCTGTTCAGACCCCCTTGCTAATTATGTCCTGCTACATTGTATAACTGGCCTGTTGGGTATTATTCCCCTGTCTGGGATTCTGTTTTCTTACTCTAGAATTATTATTTCCATATTGGGCATTTCATCTTCAGGGGGTAAGAACAAAGCGTTttccacctgtgggtctcacctcTTGGTTGTCTCCTTGTTCTATGGTGCAGGCCTTGGTGTCTATCTCACTTCTGAAACAGCCAACCACTCTAGAGAGGGTTCAATTGCCTCAGTGATGTACACAGTGGTTGCCCCTATGCTGAACCCTTTCATCTACAGCTTGAGGAACAGGGACTTGAAGAGTGCTCTGAAGAGAATTTTTCAGCATAGGAGTTTAGTCTCAGACAGATGAGTCAAGACAGACAACAGAAACTAGAGTGCTGATGATTGGTGTGTTTACATTCCTTTGTAAAGACACAGAAAAGAACTACTTGTGAAATACTAAAAGATAGTATTCTAGAATTGAAGATAAACTTCAAACAGTTCATCAATTTCCTGCTAAGGAAAATGAAAGATGACCAACTAATAACTAGACTTCTCATGCAAACAGACTATTTCAGTTATAAAGACAAGCAAAGGGAAGACAAAACAAGTTTGAAAATGCagcaaggaagaagagaggacaaGAGCCACAACATTTACACAATATTGGCTCACTTATATCACTCAGTTGTTTTAGCACCACGCCTGCTACACTGTGCTttccccttttgttttttgtaaaggGTGATGCTTTTACAAACCTCAAATTGATCTCTTTCCCTGTAATATTTTACTTAATCTTACATTGGTAGTTGCTGttagggctaggggtatggctcaatggtagagtgctttcctagaatgcaagaggccctgagtaTTGAACATACCTAGACTGCAAGGatacacagatagatagatagatagatagatagatagatagatagatagatagatagatagatagatagatggataggtagatAAGACAGGTGACTGGATGATAGGTGATTGCTATTGATCTTTgttgaagaacttttgtaagaaACTTCTTTAGTGAACCAATTGTTAAATCTACCTTAACAGAAGGAACACTGGGGCagatagaacatttgcctagctgCTTGAAGgtctgggtttaatcctcagcagtgcttaaaaaataaaagcttggGATACTGTCCATTTATATAATCCAATAGATctgaaataaaagtataaagCAAACTGCTTGCTAGCATCCTTGCCTAGCCAGGCTTTCCTAAATCTTTGTATCTGCTCCTCACAACTTAAAACTTCAAAACTGTCTCGTTTCTACAGAGGCCTGACAATCACTCTCCCTTTCAGTCCAGTTCTCATGACACTTATATTTTGAGAGGCAACAGAACACAATGGCTAAGAGTACTCTAGGTTCAAATCTCTCATCACTTGCTAATGGTACAATCTAGGCCAAGTTACTTAATTTCACTGTGcattcatttcctcatttgtattAAAAATGGTAATGAAAAGTTACAATTATATGGCATATGCAAGAGAGCACGAAACCGTGCCTCTCAGGACATTCAATAAGTATTAGCCATCATAAGACCTATAGGGGCCATGAGGGTCTACATTGGCAACATGAAGGTTCAGAGCTTGCAAGGAGCCAGTAAGGGACTTTCCCTTTAGCCCTaacaattttcttcctttaactgTAATAGCTTGCACTGCCACACAGTGGAGTGACATGGGCTTGAGGGAAGAGGGAATCCATTATCAGAACAAAGTTAGAAAAGCTGACCAATAAGGGCTGATCAGTCTGTAGGCTGGACGTGGCTGAGTGCATTCTCAGTCTTGACTCAAGAAAACACAGGAGGTCCTGTAAGATGCCCTGTACAAGGCTCagtcctctgaatagtcctagcAATGCATGTTGGAATTCCAATCTGTGGAGTCCAGAAAAGAACTTTCCATGATGTACACTCTAAGGATTAGAACCCCCTACACCAGGAACCGAGAGTTCAAAACATACTTTAGAAACTGTCCAGCTCCATAGGGAAAGGTCTTTAAACCGTGAACACAAAACTAAAACCTGTCATGAGTTGGTTTGAAGACTGCTGAGTTCTCTTGGTGAGCACTGGATTTGGATTTAGACAGATTTCAATGATTGAGTCCTAACTTTACCATTCATTAGGATGTTTACAACCTCAGATTCTTCACTTGTAAATGACTGCTGGATTGAGTATGAAAAAAATCAGCACTAATACAGTTCCTCAGAAAGCTGTGGACATATTTATGAACACAGCATTCATATTATTTACCTGTGCCCCCATCTTCTCGATAAGATCTATTGGCAAACCCTGCATCCCTGAAAACTCTGCCAAGGTGCAGCTTTCTCCAGTAGGTTCACAGTGTGAGATATAAACCAGCTGctcccaatgaagaaaagactTTATTCAGTGCAATAAGGTCTTATTTTCTAACCACTCTATGGAACCTCTTGTACTGGTGATCTGAAGTGAATTAGGTAGGGCCAAGAGGATAACAAACCTATGAGCCAAGAAAAGTAGCTGTTCATCCTGGTCAAAAAACTATTACTCTACCACAGGGTCCTGAACCTTGGCACTGTTATATTTGGGGccatataattatttttctggtgCAAGCTGTCATGTACTTGTAAGACAATTAACCGGATTAGATGGTCTCAACTCCTTAGGTAACACTAACAAATGTCCCCTCCCCCATTAAGCCATGACAATCCAAAATGGTTCTAGACATTGCTAAACATCTTTTAAGGGCAAAATTCACCCCACACCCCTATGAGAACCACTGATCTAACATGAACCTAAAGTCAAGGGAAATTGAACTGTAGGGAAAGTAAACTGAGGGGAAGATGCTGATTGTCCTAAGTCCCAAAACAGAGTGGATCTAAGAAACTGGTCTCCAGTGAAGTCTTTGatttggtggaaatattatgtactcatgatcaaaaacggaaaaatgagacctgtggaaatttccaggaatggggggaggtggGCTAAAGGAGAACAGacagggtgaatttaactatgatatattgtaagaactttaataaatgtcacaatgtaccccagtacaatgatattataaatgtattaaaatataataaatgaatgCCTCTGCTTGAAAGCCTTGGACttggaatagaagaaacaccaaAGCACACTGATTGGATAACTAAATGAACATTTCAAATGATCTCAAAATTCTTGGAATATGTGTTTATCTCAAAAGCCTACTGTGTGGGTGACCCTAAATTATTTGCTAAATTGAATCTATGTTTCATGCTCAGTAGGAAAGCCTTAATTCATGCTctttacatgtgttaattcaGTTAATCCTCACATCTCCTTATGAAGCAGGTACTACtgattatctttgttttttaaaaagggaagcaaACACAAAATATCTACAGAAATCACTGACCTGTCAATGTTCCCTGAAAATTTCCACTGTTTGATATTTAAGACAATCTTTTCCTACCAATTCTGTCTGCAAGTGAATAACTTTAGGGAGAGATACCTTTCTGCTGaccttcattcttctttggagGAGCTTCTGTGCTTCTTATATCTAATGCAGGAAGTTAATCCCAGGAGTCTGTAAGTTTTTACTTCTGTCACCTAAAGGACTAAGGAGCTTTCCCTCCACTTATGCACTATTTCGTTACAATCTCTACAACATTCTCTGGAGTTTCCATGTGTAGTTTCCAAACTCTGGACACCAGGTAATTGCAGGCCCAGATTTCTGCAGCTCCACATTTCCCAGTAGAGGGGGAAACAGGGCTGCTCCAAAGGCTCACTCTGATAGTAAGATAAAGGATTAGAGGACAAGGGAGAAGGGGGAACAGGAAAAGGAATCTACTTATTGGAAATTGGCCTTGATTCTTTACAGGAAAACATGGTTTGAGCTgttcaataataaaaaagtcaCTGGAAGAAGCATAATCCACTCctactcaaaagaaaatcattggtTGCCTGAAGAACAGGGAAACCAGAAAGATACCTGGGTAAAACTTTTGGGGTACTAtcatgatggtggtgatggtttcatGGATATATACAAAGACCCAACCACATTGTATATGTGCAACTTCCTATAAGTCAATTGTATCACAATGAAGCTGTTCATCTTTGTCTTGCAATAGAAATACACTGGACTTGTGGAAGATTGCTGCTTCCATGTAGTTTTGTTCCGCTTTAGGGTCGCCATGTGATTACTCTGGCCAATGGGCTGTAAGCAAACCTGACACAAGCAGGTGCCTGAAAACCAGTGGAAAGTGTATTCTTCTGGTGACCTCCACAATGTGCACAGGACTTGCTTAGAGTGCTGGTGGATAAGACCTAGAGTTGAGAGCAAGGGCCCTGGCCATCCAACCTTGCAACCCACTGCAGATGTCAGCCAAGTGAACTCTCTCTCCAGCTGAGCACAATACAAATTGTCAACCAACCAACCCTAAAGTAATGGTTGTTGGGGGGAAAGGCGTTATAAGTCTAAAGTTAAAACAGGTCACCTTCATTCTACTCCTTCAGAGTATCAATCACCTTGCTAAATGGCAAATCTTATGAATGGAATGTGACAtatccttttttcttcctgtgtcCCTGGAACAAGATTGGCATGCTTATTTAATTCTGCTGCTAGACACTCTTAATCAGCCTTTTACACTTTACTTACATCACTTCTGTGCAGCTTTGATTGCCctaaattcaacatcctttccttTGGGGCCTCCTGGGTTACCTCTAATAGCTACCTTATTGTTTGTATCTCTCTTCCTAGACTTTTCCTTAAGAACAGGCCATGGTTTATTGATCTCTTTCTTCCCAAAACCTAAGTGTACAGAACTTGATGGATATTCAATGTATATAATATAGTTAAGTTCCTTAAAGTGGGAAAAAATTCCTGAGTGGATTGGAAGTTACTCACAAGTTACACACGACAGAAATGGGTCCTGCTGGAGAGGTCTCAGGAATTAAAAACCAGAGTAAGACTGAATTAGTGTGTGATCAGAGGTCTCCTCCAGAGAGACTTTGAGGTACTTTTAGTGTCCTGAGAATTGGGAGGAAAAGTGCAATGAGATGCAAGAATGCTGAGCCACTTTAGTATCAATGGGGATTCACTACTTTCTACTCCCAGACAACTAATGTGCTGGAAGAACTGGACACAGAGGGAGCAATTGTACTGGATTCCCAAGGCGCCTAATTAAAGAAATGATTCCATTTTACTCAACATTGAGAGAAAGCATTCTCTTATCTACAGGCCCTGCCTCCTGGGTATACATCCTTTTCTGCAATCCTAGGCAAGAACCAGTAAATGACTGCTATTTCTTCACTAATGAGCCTAGGAAAACTTTTCACCAAGACACACTGAACATTCAGCAATCTCATTCAGGGAAGTGCAATTCCCCCAATCACACAAAGAACTGTGTGGAAGATTGAATGGAAAGGAAGGGTATAGGGACTCCAGGAAAGCAAATGGAAGACTTACAAGCCCATGACCATACACCTTCCCATCATACACTGAGCCCAGTGACCTGTCAGATGCACAAATATGGTAGGAATCAGAAGAAAGTGAAGGCTGACTGTCCACGTGATCACTTAATGATCTCATCCCAGTTTACAGCTTGTGACTTGGCTCTTGCTCTTTTCACCTATCTCTTTCTCTGTAGAAGATAAATGACCATCTTGCAGGGGGCTGGGAAGATGACTAGCTAATCCATGGAAAGAGCTCAAGTCTATCATCTTCTTAGGTGAAGTAAAGAGAACTATTAAAAACTGATCACAAACATAAGCTGAGGTTATAGTCAAAGCCCAAAATCAGCACTTCTCTTTGGGaaacaggtttatttatttagactCTGAAGAAGTAACTGGATtggtttaaaaatcagaaaagttaGCAGTTGGCTAGAGACAAACAGTGTACATCATGTACTTAAAATGAAGGTAAATTTTGTGGGTAAGATACTGAGATTTTGGAGGTCAAACCAGATAGATGTGAAGTCTGGGCTGGGTGTATAGTttgatggtagagcacttgcctagtatgtccAGATGCTGGGTTCCAGCCACATTACTGGGGGGTGGGAGAACGGAGAAGAAAAGCACACATTCAACTGTCCTTGAAAACAAGCATTAAGATAACTGTTAAATTTTAACATGAGTAAGTAAGCACTTTGCAATTCTTGCAGCAAGAAtcaaacaaatacagtaataaagTGTGTATCAGAGCAAGCTGGAATTGCTGTCATAGCAGGAAAAAATGCTTGATTCCTAAATGTTTTCCCAATCTGCTTATTTCCCTCCTCTCTTCTAAGATAGTGGGAGCCTGAAATCTACAGCGCTGTCTCAAGGATTCCTGTGATAACTGTTTGATGAAAAGGAAAGCAGCTACAAATGATTGTGCATCACACCTAGCACAAGTTTAACAACCaatcacatatatttttttaagataaatttttttAACATCACTTTTCAAGTGTTTATCATAGTGCCATACATGTGCTTGTACTCTGATTCCAAAAGCTTAATGTAGGTTCAAGTGAATATGACTCACTGTGTATACTATGGCACAGCAAGTGCCAACAATATCTCGAAAAAGTACACAATGCAGTCACCTCCCAGGATGAGCAGGCAGATTAGTGCCAGAAGCCCCTGTAAAACTCAAAATCCAGATGCTCAAGctccttatataaaatgtcagTATTTGCATATATCCTGTGCACACGCTCCTATGCATTTTGAGTCATACAATGTAGCACAATGTAAATGCCACCTAAAGAGCTGTTattctgtattgtttagggaagaaaataacaaagaaaaactgcACTTCCAGTACAGATACAACCATAGTAGATTTAACTGCATAGAACATGTCAGCAATACTTTTCAATATTTTCCATGTGGTTGACAGAAAATGAAGATGTAGAATTTACAGATTCAGAGGATCAGCTGTATATAGTTAATGGAATTAACCAGCTAATTTCCAGAATATGTGAGAATTTAAATAACACACGTGGCATTTAATGTAGTTGACAAAAATAGTTGTTTAAATAAATGATGCAAATGTGTTGTACATTATAATGAGGTCTCTAAAATACTCTGCTACGAAATTAACTACTCTTGACTTTCTCAAGGAACACATAACCAAGCTGGgccaatcctagctacttaggagggtaagattgggaggatcaaggtttgaggccagcccaaacaagtaattcttgagactcccatctgcaaaataagaagagcaaaatggactgatgttatagctcaagtagtaaagtgtctGCTTTGGAAGCACcatgacctgagttcaagccccagatttacccccaaaaaagaaaaagaaacataaccAGATGTTGGTACAAAGCCTAATCCCAATACTTGGAAGGTTGAAGTGGAGGACAGGAGAGTTCCAATAGAGCCTGGGCTGTAcaagcaagagcctgtctcaaaaataaaggaaaggaaacaaataaaaaaagaaacacatataacATAAGAAACAATCAAGCATCAAAAGGACTGCAGAATTTCTAGTCTAAGAAATCTAAacccaggctcagaaaaacaCTTGGCAGTCCCCCAAACCATTTTACAAACCAGAAAGCACAATACATAGATCTTTTCCAGGTAAAGCTGCTCAAATGTAACTCAAGGGTGACAAGGGTTCATCTGTCTTCTTAGCCACTCTACTCCAAATCCCATGCCATGTCCCCAGGACAAAAATATTAAGCATTGTGTGATACCAGTGTGTTAACTCATGTGAGGAACAAGGCTCAATACAGGAAGAAGACATGAAACCAAGTGTTAGACtaagaaagtttaaaaacataaatttggaATGGGAGAAAGCCGAAAAAACTGTTGTCATGGCagaacacatgcttagcatgcacaaggccctagctTCAATCTTGAACATgaaataccaaaaaataaagacaagtacAGGCCAATGAACAGGTAAATGAATAAAGGTCTCTAAAGTCACCAAGCACTACATGTGGAAAATCcagaaaaacaatgataaaaccaactaaaaaaataaaagacttcaggattccaagatggcagctacagggaggaagcagaaagcgttcCTCCTAGAGTGAAACCTTGGAGAAATGCTGgtgacacaccttgcaggcaaggccactgagaagagggaaaactttggcccctccacacctccagcctgcgcaagttcacgttaaacggagaaaccaggagggcccccaggccgccagacATCCACaaccagacagcttgggaagactcggacaaggtgagctaagcggtatgcggTACtttcacagacaaccctgggccagatcagcatagccccctggacagaccgaaccccacctggggaaaaaagagaaactgagtaataagcaataagaacaataaaggcatgtggcaaagagggtggggcaccctgagctctgaagaggaggagaggggaattcttcccggaactgtaaataaacaagccaggcttggccggagaggctccggcgggagcgggggcatgtgcccagcaaccaggagcaggaaaccttgtgagagtggtggagggaggaaaacttcacaggagaggggaaggcccacctcccacgtgagctgtaaacagaCACGCCGACTactaggagcagcagcacatgccagcaatcaggagcaggaacgctcctgaaggaaaaactgaagaactattaattaaacaactcaagacccgtgaaaagaaaatgcaagaaatcaccgactccatcaaaagaccaaacttgagaatcaagggcatcgaagaaggagaagaggtgcaagcaaagggaatgcgcaatatattcaacaaaataataacagaaaatttcccaaatctagagaaagatagtcccatacagatgcaaaaggcctccaggacaccaaacagaccagatcaaaacagaactaccccacgacatatcatcattaaaacaagttcagaaactagggaaagaatattgaaggctataagaggaaaaaaacaaataacatacagagggaaacccatcaaaatcacagcagacttctcaacagaaacattaaacatcttctgggcactgaatgaaaataacttcaaccccaggatactctacccagtaaaactatcattcaaaatagatggagcaataaaagtcttccatgacaagcagaaattaaaacaatacgtgaccacaaagccaccactacaaaagattcttcaagggattctgcacaaagaaagtgaaacccaacataactatgaaaggacaggcagcaccaaagcacaggaaaagaaaaagcaagacagtagagagtaacctcaacttaggtacacacaaccgaaccttaaaacaactaagacaactaaatgacaggaatcaccacatacctatcagtaataACACTTAATggtaacggacttaattcacccatcaaaaggcaccgcctgatgaaatgtattaaaaaggaagatccaataatttgttgcttacaggagacccatctcaccgacagaaataagcataggcttaggatgaaaggctgtaagaacatttaccaagccaacggcccccgaaaacaggcaggagtagcaatacttatctctgacaaagtagacttcaaacctacattaatcaaatgacataaagaaggacattccatactaataaaaggagaaatacaccaaaaggaaataataattaccaacctatatgcacctaatgtgaacgcacacaatttcatcaaacataccctgaaagacttaaaagcatatattaactccaacacagtggttgtaggagactttaacaccccattatcattaatagataggtcatccaaacaaaaaatcaataaagaaatccaagatctaaattaCACAATAgttcaaatgggcctacttgacgtctacagaacatttcatccaacatctacacaatatacattcttctcagcagcccatggaaccttctccaaaacagatcatatcttagggcacaaagcaagcctcagcaaaaataaggaaatagaaattataccctgcatactatctgatcacaatgtaataaaactagaactcaacaacaaaagtaaagacaaaaaacttgcaaacagctggaaactaattAACTCATGacctaatgaacaatgggtcattgatgaaataaaagaggaaattaaaaagttcctggaagtcaacgaaaatgaaaacacaatctaccagaacctatgggacacagcaaaggtagttctgagaggaaagtttatagccatgagtgcatatattaaaaacactgaaagatcccaaatcaatgacctaatgatacatctcaaaaccctagaaaaacaagaacaagcaaatcctaaaacaaatagaaggagaaataatataaaaataagagctgaaatcaacgaaatagaaaccaaaaaaaccatacaaagaattaataaaacaaaaagttggttccttgaaaaaataaagaagattgacagactcctggctaACCTgacaaaatgaggagaaaaaaacccaaatttgtagaatcaggaatgcaaaaggggagataacaataaacaccatggaagtccaggaaaccatcagagactacttcgagaacctatattcaaataaatttgaaaatcttaaagaaatggacagatttctagatacatatgatcatccaaaactgaaccaagaggaaattaatgacctgaatagatctataacacaaaatgaaattgaagcagcaatcaagagtctccccaaaaagaaaactccaggacctgatggattctctgctgaattctatcagacctttaaagaaaaactgataccaacccaccttaaactgttccgcaaaatagaaaaggaaggaaaactgcctaacacattttatgaagcctgtattacacttatcccaaaacgaggcaaagacacctccaaaaaggagaactataggccaatctccttaatgaaaattgatgcaaaaatcctcaacaaaataatggcaaaccgaattcagcaacacatcaaaaagattattcaccatgaccaaggaggctttatcccaggaatgcaggggtggttcaacatatgaaaatcaataaacgtaatataccacattaacagaagcaaagacataaaccacttgatcatctcaatagatgcagaaaaagcctttgataagatccaacaccatttcaagataaaagttctaagaaaactaggaatagaaggaaagtacctcaacattataaaagctatatatgacaaacctacagcaagcattatacttcatggagaaaaagagaaaccattccctctaaaatcaggaaagagacaaggatggccactatctccactcctattcaacatagtactggaattcctaggcagagcaattaggcaagaagaaggaataaaaggaatacaaataggtaaagaaactgtcaaaatatccttatttgcagacgatatgatcctatacctaaaagacccaaaaaactctactcagaagcttctagacattatcaatagctacaacaaggtagcaggatataaaattaacatagaaaaatcactagcatttctatacactaataatgaacaaactgaaaaagaatatatgaaaacaattccatttacaatagcctcaaaaaaaatcaaatacctaggtgtaaacctaacaaaagatgtgaacgacctctactataaccttctgaagaaagagactgaggaagactatagaaagtggagagatctcccattctcatggattggtagaatcaacatagtaaaaatgtctatactcccaaaaataatctacatgtttaatgcaattcccatccaaattccaatgccattcattaaagagattgaaaaatctactgtgaaatttatatggaaatacaagaggccacgaatagccaaggcaatactcagtcaaatgaacaatgctggcggtatcacaatacctgacttcaaactatattacaaagctataatgataaaaacagcatggtactggcacaaaaacagacatgaagaccagtggaacagaatagaggatccagatatgaagccacacaactataaccaacttgtctttgacaaagcagctaaatatatatgatggagaaaagacagcctattcaacaaaaactgctgggaaaactggttagcagtcttcaaaacactgaaactacatccatatatatcaccctataccaatattaactcaaaatggatcaaggatcttaatatcagaccacaaactctaaagctgatacaggaaagagtaggaaatactctggagttagtaggtataggtaagaactttctcaatgaaaccccagcagcacagcaactaagagatagcatagataaatgggacctcataaaactaaaaagcttctgttcatcaaaagaaatggtctctaaaccgaagagaacacccacagagtgggagacaatatttgccatctacacatcagacaaaggactgataaccagaatatacagggaacttaaaaaactaaattttcccaaaattaatgaaccaataaagaaatgggcaagaaaactaaacagaaatttctcaaaagaagaaattcaatggccaaaaaacacatgaaaaaatgctcaccatctctagcaataaaggaaatggatattaaaaccatgctaagattccacctcacccctgtt
The sequence above is drawn from the Castor canadensis chromosome 14, mCasCan1.hap1v2, whole genome shotgun sequence genome and encodes:
- the LOC109701481 gene encoding olfactory receptor 7D4-like; the protein is MLSSLQLIFTSYMEQRNQTTIAKFILLGFSRDELQPILFWLFLSMYLVCVVGNLLIILAISSDTRLHTPMYFFLSNLSFTDICFTSTTVPMMLVNNNAQNKSITYEGCITQMFFFMVFSGLDSLLLTVMAYDRFVAICHPLHYTVIMNPHLCGLLLLLSWLICLIYSLLQSLMILRVSFCKQTEIPHYFCELAQILKLTCSDPLANYVLLHCITGLLGIIPLSGILFSYSRIIISILGISSSGGKNKAFSTCGSHLLVVSLFYGAGLGVYLTSETANHSREGSIASVMYTVVAPMLNPFIYSLRNRDLKSALKRIFQHRSLVSDR